The genomic segment GCCAGCTGCGTGTGACCTCTGGCGGAAACACCACCACGAAGAATGAATTTACAGCCCTGGCCTTTAAAAAAATGCAGGATGAACTTTTAAGCAAGGCCCGTCAGTCACTTTGGAATGAAGATATCAGTCAAAGAGACCATACATCTATTTGTATGGCGATTCACACTGAGGACATTCCGGAAGTTAAAAAAAGATTAACTCAAGTTCGTCGCGATCTTTGTGAATATCTTGAGCGTCCACGAAAAACGAAGCCCGATGATGTCTATAATTTAAGCCTCTCGTTTTTTTCACTTACTAAGGAGTCACCATGAATAATGCAATAGCCCTTCTGCTCATTTCAGTTCTTACGATTTCTTGTCAGGGTGGGGGAGGCTCCGAATTAAAACCATTTTTGCCTGCCAAGCCGGAAGCCAATGCCGCTCCAGATTCAGACGATTCTTTGACAGGATGGAAACGGGATTTCATAGGTCAAGAAGGGCATGGTGGTGATGCCTTGGTTTGTTTTAGCATTCCCGTGCAAAGGGCGGTTGTAAAAGAATCTTTTGGTCAAGAAGAGGATTGCACGAAAGGTTGCTCTAGCAGTGGTAACTCTGGATCAACCCCCCGAGCTACGGCGGTTTGGCGTATGACCGCGGAAGGTCGTGCGGCTATCGTTTCAGCGAAGCCCCTGGAGCAGTATTTGCTTGAAAAGATCGGCGGTCGCCAAGCCATGCTAGATCAACTGAATAGAATGTCTACAGAGGAAGCTTATACAAAAGTGATCACTTCGCTTAAAACTTTGCCTGCGGCCTATGAGAAAGTTTCTTTAATACATAATAAGCTGGGCTGGCTAAAGCAAAGTGGTATTGCCAGTGAATATGGCTTAATGGATGTTCAGGATTCTGGATTTTTAAAAGAAAACGAGATCGATAAAGTGTATTGCAAAGAGCTTCAGGCCGTCATACGTCGTGATGATCAGTTGTGGTACGACTCTGACATCGTAGGCCGATTTGATAACGTGGGTCTGGTTTTGATGCAGCTTCATGAGGAGATTTATGCTTGGGGTAAAGCGCAAGATCAAATCAACTTTCTGCAAGGTCCTTCTGCGCATGAAACGTCGGTGAAAACTCGTCGTTTGATCTTAAAGCTGTTAGATGAAAATTTAAGTGCTGACATAGTGAATGAGCATTTAAAGTCTTTGGGTTTTTCGGCCTTTTACTGGGTTGAAAATTTGAACCTTCCAACATCTGCAGGATATTACATGGATGTCGCAACCTGCAAATCAGAGCAGGATTTCCTAAGGTCGGCCCTAAATACTTACCGCAAAGATTACTGGTTGTACGTAGAGCGCCTTTTTTCAACCCGCTATTTGCAAACGGATGGATCCGAGCCCAAGTTGCCGTTGCGACACAATTATCCCATCGCCTTGGCTAACATGATAGCCTACACGTATAGCACTCGGTCCTCAGATCCGAATTTTGCAACTCAGCTTTTAAAAATGGCTGAAAATTTTAATCAAACGACCGCTTGCGAGGTTCGTTAGGCCAAATGCTTCGGAGTAAAAGCCTCCGGGAAAATTTCCGGGAACGTGAACGTCTTGATCGTTCCTTTGTTGTTAGCGGTGTGGATCAAGGTTTTTTCTGTGGCAAATTCTGCGATCACTTGGCGGCAAAAACCGCACGGAGGCCAGGGTTTATCGGCGGTGCTCACCACCAAAACTTCTGAAATCTGTTTTTGTGCGCCTTCGCTCACGGCTTTAAAAATCGCCACGCGCTCCGCACACACGGTGCCGCCGTAAGATGCATTTTCGACATTGCATCCCGCATGCACACTGCCGTCGGCCATTAAGATCGCCGCTCCAATGCGTGCTTGGGAATAAGGGGAGTGAGAATTTTTTTGCGCTTTAACGGCCAAATCGAAAAGTTTTTTTTGTGTGTCGTTCATAGGTTTAAATTCTCTAATATTTTACTGAGTGCGATCAAGGGTAAACCTTGAATCGCCGTAAAATCTTCGGTTTCAATTTTATCAAAAAGCATGATGCCATGGCTTTCAGCTTTATAGCTGCCCGCGCAGTCCATGGGTTCATCCAGTTGCACATAGCGTTCGATTTGTTCTAAGGTGCGCTTTTTCATCGTCATGCGCGTGACATCGGTGTGGGCGTACATTTTGTCTCCGTCAAAAACGCAGATGGCCGTAATCAGTTCGTGCGTTTTTCCCTGCATGGACATCAATTCTTTGACGGCTTTTTCTGGCGTGTGCGACTTGCCTAAGATGCGGCCTTCAAATGAAATCAATTGATCGCCACCGATGACGACTTTTCCGGGGCCTTTGAGGCTTTCGGCCTTTATGCGAGCTAGTTTTTCGGCCAAGGCGCGCGGGGCGAGGCTTAAGTCTTTTTCTTTTTCCTCATCCGCTAAAGGGGCCACGGCTTCGAATTTATAAGCCAATCGGGAAAGAAGCTCATATCTGTACTTAGATGTGCTTGCTAAAATCAATTGTTTTTCAGCCATATGATAAACCTCGCAAAGTCTCACTTTCCCTTAAAACATGTTATTTCTCAAGAAGCAAAAGACTGTTTTGCTCAGCTACGTAACGGCTTTAAAATGGGAAGAAGGCCTAAAGTCTGAAGGAGTCTCTATGGGCAAAAACACTATTTCCACCTTCAGTTTGATTTTGCTTATTGCTGCGGTCATGTTCTTTTTCCACGTGAACCGCGAAGCAGAAAAACGCGCGGCTGCACAAATTGAAGAAATCGAACAAACCAGTATCGTGGCTGAAATGCCTCGCCCTGCGGCGACAACGACCACCACTCCTAAAGCCCCTGTGTCCCCGACGCCCTCTCGTCAAGCCGAACTTGCCAGTGGAGAGTTGCAGAATTTAGAACAACAACTGGCGCAAGCCCAAGCGGATCTGCAAGTCCAGCGTGAATCCGTCAATCAATTGGCAACGCAAAGTCAAAGTTTCACGTCACGGATGCCGGCCGCCTTGGGATCTTTTGATTTGAATGTGTTGCGATCAGAGTCTCAAGTGCAAAACGCGCTGATGGAAATAGACGCTTATCGCAACCTAGAACAGCAAATAAATCGTCAGGCCGAAGATCAAATGCGCATTCAAAATAGTGCCGCGCAAGCGCAGCTGGCGCAGATTGATGAAAGCATTCGCGCCCAGGAGCTTCAGATTCGCCAAACCCGCGAAGATATCATGTATTGGAATCAGAATTTTAACGATCAAACCCGTCGGATGGCGGAGCTTCAACGTTTGCAGGAACAGCTCGATGCCCTTAATCAGCAGCGTGATTTGATGTTGCAGCAGCGTCTGTTAATTGCGGCTGAGTCCTTAAGCGCCGCGCAGGCCCTACAGGCAGGTAAACAAGAGGCTCTGAACGATCTGCAATCTAATCAGGCCAATGCCCAAGGAAATATCGAAAGTTTGCGGGACTCCATCATTCGCTTGCAACAATCGCAAAGAGAAATTCGCAATAGCCAAATCTCACTTGGCTCTCAATTACGTCAGGCTCAGCAAGCTCTGCAAAGCCAAGAAACCCAAGTTAAAAGCTTAGAGACGGCGGTGGAGCAAAAGAGACAGGAATTAAACTCCCTCGTGCAGTAAATAGGGGCGGGCATAGAGAAGATCTATGGACCTATCGAGGCAAAGCGGGGCGTAAAATCGCTGTAAAATCTATAAATGGCGAGCCAAAGCCCCGAACTTGCGTTATACGTTTTCTTGCCTGAAGGACTTTTTCGTATGACTAAACAGACTCTTCCCGATGTTGCTAAAGAAACCCACACTGAAAAATTCGCGCCCATTGATTGGGTGGGGATGGGCTCAATTGAGCTTCCGGTTTTACTAAAGCAAAGCGATGGAGTTTATCGTGTTCCCGCTCGGGCTGATGCGAAAGTCAGCTTAGATAAAAAACCTTCACGCGGTATTCATATGTCTCGCTTGTACCTGATCACTCAGGAGCTTCTAACCAAGAACGAGCTGAATCTGACTCTTCTGGGGCGCACGACGGATGAGTTTTTAAGAACTCACGAAGACCTTTCAACCCAAGCCCGTGTGCAACTTCAGTTTGAAGCACCGCTTGTGCGTAAAGCTTTAAAAAGTGCCAACCAAGCTTGGCGCTCTTACCCGGTGGTGTTATCCGCGGTAAATAAAAATGGTGTTAAGAATTATTACGTCGAAGTGGTTGTGACTTATTCTAGCACGTGCCCGGCTTCGGCGGCACTTTCTCGACAATTGATTCAAGATGGGTTCAAAGCTCAATTCAACGATAAGTCTTTAGATTTTGATGTGATTCATTCGTGGCTCGGAACCCCCCAAGGTATTGTGGCGACCCCTCACGCACAACGCAGCTTTGCTCGTGTGAAAGTAGAAGTAGGGACTGAGTTTGATTACGGGACCCTTATCGACACCGTCGAAGAGGCTTTACAGACGGCGGTTCAGGGCGCAGTGAAGCGGGAAGATGAGCAAGAGTTTGCTTTACGCAACGGCCAGAACTTGATGTTCTGTGAAGATGCGGCTCGACGAGTGAAGGATGCTTTGGATGCGCGCCCAGAAGTCTTGGATTACGTGGCCGAGTTCAGCCATGTTGAGAGCCTTCACCCTCATAACGCTGTTTCCCATATCTCCAAAGGCCTTAATTTAAGTCATTTTGAATAGTTGAGTGGGTCTTAGTGGCGCCAAAGTAGGCTTTAAGTAGCGTCCCGAGTTGAAAATGATTCTTAATTATCTGGACATCGGGTGCCCGGCTGGTCTATAAATTTGAGACCGACCACTTGAGGTGTGCCTATGAGTAAAGAAGCTGTTCCCTTTTTGCCCCGCCAACACGACGAAGATATCATCGTTCACGGTGAAGAATTCGACGAGTCAGAGCTTAAACGCATCATTCGTGCCCTTAATTTGAAAGTGACCAGCCAACGTTTAGCGATTTTAAAAGCTTTGCATGAAGGCCGTCGTCACGTTACTGCTCAAGAACTCTATGAAAAACTAAATAAGATTCACCCTGATATCGGTTTTGCGACCGTGTATCGTTTCTTGCGTACTTTGACCGAAGGTCAATTTGTGACGGAAGTTCGCATGGGTGGTTTGCCCGCTCGTTATGAGCTCACGCCCAAAGGCCATCATGACCATTTAACGTGTGTGAAGTGTGGCAAGATCTGCGAATTTGAAAATCGCGCGATCGAAAGCTTGCAAGAAAAAGTAGCAAATCAGTTCGGCTTTAAGCTGACTCATCACATTTTAGAACTTTATGGCGTGTGCCCAGCCTGCCAAGTAAAAGCGACGGCGGACCGTTGAAAAACGGCCCTCTGACTGCCTCTGACCGTTTTTGAACGGTCCTTGGTTTTTGGGTTTTAAGTTTCTCTCTTGTAGTGCGGCATTCTGTTTTCTCTGGCCCTTGCGAAGTGGTCTCTTCTTCAACTACAATCATTTTCTATGTCACAGAGTGAAGACGGAATCGTAGTCAAAGGCGCCAAAGAACATAATCTTAAAGATGTTAGCGTCGTTATTCCCCGAAATAAGATCACCGTTTTTACGGGCCTGAGCGGCAGTGGTAAGTCGTCACTGGCATTTGATACCGTTTATGCCGAGGGCCAACGTCGTTACGTGGAAAGCTTGTCGGCTTACGCGCGCAATTTTTTGGAACAACTAAAAAAGCCGGATGTGGATTCAATCACGGGGCTTTCTCCGGCCATTGCGATCGATCAAAAATCAGTCAGTACCAATCCGCGTTCGACGGTGGGAACGGTCACGGAAATTTACGATTACTTGCGCTTGCTTTTTGCAAAAGTCGGCGTTCCAGAATGTCCTATTCATCACATCCCCGTGGCAAGCCAATCACCTCAACAGATCGTCGATGATATCTTGAAAAAAAGCATGGGCACCAAGTTCTATGTTTTAGCTCCGATGGCTTCGGGAAAAAAAGGGGAGTTCTTAGCTGAATTCCAACGTTGGGCTAAGAAGGGTTTTGTGAAAGCCAAGGTCGACGGCAAAATGATCGAGCTTGATAAAGCCACAAAACTCGCAAAAACCAAAACCCATGATATTGATCTGGTCGTGGATCAGTTGATTTTAAAAGACAATCTCAAGCTCCGTCTTTCAGAAAGTATCAACACCGCGATATCGATGGCCAATGGCCGTGTCATCATTGAAACTTTATCGGGTGAAAGAACAAATTATTCTATTCACTCAGCGTGTCCGATTTGTGGTTACAGTTATCCTGATATTGAACCTCGTCTTTTTAGTTTTAATAATCCGCGCGGAGCGTGTGGCACCTGCCACGGTTTAGGCACCATTGACCTAGTTGAGGAAGAACAGTTTTCCGATTCGGAAGTCGGCGGGAAAAAGCTTGATAAGGTCGTCTATAAATACAAAGGCAAAAAAACTTCCGACGATGATGACGAGGAAGAAGAAGAAATGGTTTTAAGCGCTTGCCCTGACTGTCATGGCTCGCGACTTAAAACGGAAGCTTTGAATATCAAAATCAAAGAAAAAAATATCGCCGAACTTTCTGATATGGCTGGAACCGAGCTGCGCCAATGGATTTCTAAATTAGAATGGAAAGCCAAAGATCAGTTGATCGCTGATAAAATTAATAAACAAATCCAATCGCGCTTGGATTATTTGATCCGCGTGGGAACGGGCTATCTTTCACTGAGTCGTCCCTCAAGAACTCTCTCTGGCGGGGAAGCTCAGCGGATTCGCTTGGCAACTCAAGTGGGATCATCACTTATTGGCGTATTATATGTGATGGATGAACCCAGTATCGGACTGCATCCGCGGGATCATCATCGCTTGCTCAATATTATTGGCGAATTAAAAGATCGCGGGAATACCATTTTATTGGTGGAGCATGACGAAGATACGATTCGTTACGCTGATTTCGTTGTCGACTTAGGTCCTCGCGCCGGCGTCTTAGGTGGCGAAATGATGGCGCAGGGGACTCCGGATCAGTTGGCGGCCAATCCACGTTCTTTGACGGGAAAATATCTTAACGGTGAAATGCGTATTCCGGTTCCGGAAAAACGCCGCAAAGGCAATGGAGAGTTTTTAATTTTGTCTGGCGCCACCGGAAACAATCTGCAAAACGTAGATTTAAAGTTGCCTCTAGGAACTTTCACCGCCGTGACGGGAGTTTCGGGATCTGGTAAAAGTACGCTGATCATCGATACGCTTTACAAAATTTTAGCGAAGCATTTTTATAAGGCCCATGTTCAGGCCTCTCCATACAAAAAAATCGAAGGCCTAGATAAGATTGATAAGGTCATTGATATCAATCAAAGACCCATTGGGCGAACGCCGCGATCGACACCAGCTACTTATGTGGCGTTATTCCCAATGATTCGTGATCTTTTTGCCAACCTGCCAGAATCTAAACTGCGCGGTTATGAGCCGGGTCGCTTTAGCTTTAATGTGAAAGGCGGACGCTGTGAAACTTGTATGGGTCACGGGCAAATCCGGGTCGAGATGCATTTCTTAAGCGATGTCTTTGTGACCTGTGACACTTGTTTGGGCCGCAGGTACAATCGCGAGACGTTAAATATTAAATACAAAAATAAATCTATCGCCGATGTTTTAGAAATGAGTGTGGGGGAGGCTTTAGAGTTCTTCCGCAATCATCCGCAGATTTATCGTAAGCTTGAAACCTTGCACCGGGTGGGGTTGGATTACATGACCCTGGGACAAAGCTCAACGACCCTTTCGGGCGGTGAAGCCCAACGCGTGAAGCTGTCTAAGGAACTTTCTCGTCGCGGCACGGGGAAGACGATGTACATTTTGGACGAGCCCACGACGGGTTTGCACTTTGATGATGTTCGTAAATTGGTGGAGTTGATTCAAGAACTTGCCACCCAAGGGAACACGGTTTTAGTTATCGAACACAATATGGAAGTCGTTAAGGCGGCAGACCACGTGATCGATCTGGGACCGGATGGTGGCAGTGCGGGGGGCGAAATCGTCGCGACGGGCACGCCCGAGCAAGTGGCCAAAGTCGCTCGCAGCGAAACGGGTCGCTTTTTAAAAGCAGTTTTAAAATAAGTCCTTGATTTGGATCGCAGAATCTAGGACTTTTTCTTCATGAAATACTTTACAGGTTCTTTTGTTTTTACTTTTTTTGGCTTAGTCGCATCGTACTTTGTCGGTCACTATTATGGCGGCACCACGGCGGCGGGCTTAGGCGCTCTTTTTATCGCGGTGATCTTGGCTATTTTAGAAATTTCTTTGTCTTTTGATAATGCCATTGTGAATGCGGTGGTTTTAAAAGAAATGACTCCGGTATGGCGTCATCGTTTTTTAACTTGGGGTATGTTGATCGCCGTCTTCGGGATGCGTTTGATTTTTCCGCTTTTAATTGTGACTTTCATCGCCAATGTCACTCCTTGGGATGCGCTTATTATGGCGGCCACAAAGCCTGATGAATATGCGAAACTAATGTTGTCGGCGCATTTACAGGTCGCGGCCTTCGGTGGCAGCTTCCTTTTGATGGTGGCTTTAAAATACTTCTATGACGAAGACAAGGACCTGCACTGGATTCCGGTTTTAGAAAAAACGCCGGTGTATTTGGGCAGTAAGGTGGAAGCCATCGAAGTGACTTTGGCTTTGATCATTTTGGCGATCATTTCTCACTTTCTTCCGTCACACGAGGCTTTGGCCTTTATCATGGCCGGGATGGCGGGTTTGATCACATATGTGATTGTGGATGGAATTGGTTCATGGCTTGAGGCTTCTGATGGTCAAATGCATGACGTGCATCGCGCCAGTGCCGGAATGTTTTTGTATCTCGAAGTTCTAGATGCCTCTTTCAGTTTTGACGGTGTCGTTGGGGCCTTTGCGATCACGCACAATTTATTTATTATCATGATCGGCTTAAGCATCGGGGCCTTCTTTGTGCGAAGCTTGACGATCATGTTCGTGGAGAAAGAAGCTTTAACTAAGTTTGCGTTTTTAGAACACGGCGCCTTTTATGCCATCGGAATCTTAGCGATGATCATGCTCTTGGATCCGTTCTTACACATCCCTGAATGGGTGACGGGTTTAAGCGGGGGTGCAGTTATTATCGTTTCGTTTCTGTGGTCTTTACGGAAGGGTCAAAGGCTATCTGCAGGATAGATGCGACCAGAATCAGGACAGCGCCTCCGGTCTGAGACCACGAGAGGCGCTCGCTTAAAATTAAAAATCCAAAGAGCGCTGCAAATGGTGATTCTAATAAAAACAACATGCTAGCTGTTGAGTCCGATAGAACCTTCTGAGTTCGAATTTGCAAATAAAAAGCAATAATGCTTGAGCCTAATCCTAAAATTAAAACACCCATCCACGGTATCCAAGAAGCGGTGGAAGTTTTTACGGTGTCTTGAGTGAAAAGCAGGGGGGCGAGGGCCAGTAAGCACCATAATGATTGAAAATTATTAAAACGAAACGCATTGCCTACTTTGTTTGAAACTCGTCCGATATAAATAATGTGTAAGGCGGCCACCACCGAGCAAGCGATGGTCCAAAGATCACCGACGTTAATGCTTTCTAACTGTCCACCGACCAGAATAAATGTTCCGACCAAAGCCATCAGGACAAAAACGAAGTTTCGCAGGGAAATGGCATGACCAAAAATAGCCGTGTTGATCAGGGGAACTAAAATCACATAAAGGCTTGTTAAAAAACCACTTTTAGTTGCGGTCGTAAACTTCAAACCCACTGTTTGTAAGAGCAGCATCGTGGCCAAAAGAAATCCGGCGGGCAATGCTTTTAAAATATCATTTTTCAGGCTGCGAAAATGAGCGCCACGGATAAGCAAATAAATGATTTCCCCGATGAAGCCGGCCACGACAAAACGGTACACCAGGGTTTCGATCGGCGTGAACTCTTGCAGTGCAAAGAGGGTCGCGACAAATCCAAAACCCCACAGGGAGCCTGCAAAAATCAACTCTAAGGCCGCTCGGGTTTTAGTACTCATCTAGTCAAAGGCTTCAGACCAAACGGACTTTTTATCAAGGCCGTCGACTTCTAAAAGCTGATGTTTGACTTCCTTGATCATGCCGCCGTTGCCGCAAAGATAGAAAGTCGTAGGAATGTTTTTATAATCAAACTCCGAAAGGAAGTGTTGCACATAACCTTTTTTTCCGGTCCATGCCGTTTCCGGACGACTCAGAACAAATTCAAATTTGAAGTCTTTGAGTCCTTGTGCCAAGGATTCAATTTCTTTTTGATAGTACATGTCCTTTTCCGAGCGGACCCCGAACAGCATGCGATACCGAATGTCGGGATATTGTTCCTTCTTAGATAACAGATAACATAAATGCTGAGAAATCCCGCTGCCGGTATTTAAGAAAACCACTTGTGGGGTCGGCGGTTCTTGGAAAAACACTTTGCCAAAAGGACCGGTGAAATTAATCAGCTCGCCACCTTTAAGGGCCCACACAAAAGTCGAGGCTATGCCGTTTTCCACATATTTAAATAACAAGCGGAAGCCATTTTTATTGCGATCGTCAGAGGCGATGGAATAGGCACGCAAAATGGGTTTAGCTTCACCTTGTGGCACATTCAGCATCACAAATTGTCCCGCTCGGAACGAAAATTCGCCCGGAGTTTCAGTTTTTAAGACCAGCTCGCGTATACCGGGCGTATGGTCGATAATTTCGGTGACTCTCATGTGGTAAACAGTACGAGCGGCAGACATGGAAAAGGCTCCTTAATATTCAATGCTCAAGACTTCTTTCATAATCCGAAAATGCCAGACAGTCCAATATTTTAGCTTGTGACATTGTTCTCAATTACTTAAAATCTTGGATATCACTCTAGGGATAGGTTGGAACGTGAATATTGCACAGCATCTCGTAGTCGCACTTCTCATTTGTATTTCGTTTGGGGCTTACGGACAGGAAAACACGGATGATATTCCTGCCGCCAAACAATCGCTTTTAAAGACGGCGGCGACGAAGGAATTTAATAAACCCCTTTATTTCGATCAAATTGATAACGGTCTTATCTTGCCTCCGTTAGAGCTTGAATATGAGATGACCCCAGATGGAAGAGCCTTGAAAGTGGGAAGTGTTCTGCTTTCAGATAAAACTTTCTCGGTGGCTTTTGCTCCGCTAGGAAAAACACACTCTCAATTGAACCAAGTACTGGGTTCTGAAAACGGGCAGATGTCTCTGGCGTTTTATGTCCCCGAGTCTTTGATCAATCCCACGGCAATTGAAATGGTTTCCCGCACGGGGCGTTTATTGTGGTCGTATAATTTTTCAGAAAATGATTTAGCAAACTGGAATAAACGCCTCGATGATTGGCGTAAAGAACTTATCGCAAAAGGTGTTAGTGCCAACAACGTGGCCCGCTCTGGGATTTTCTCTGCACGTTATGCCTTTGTGGATGCCCGTTCTGCGGGGGTTCCGTTGTGGAATCAAAAAGAATCTTTCCGTTTTTGCTTAAGTGAAACTCGAGGTCGTAACTCCAGCCGTGTCTGTTCGCCTCGTTACGGCATGGATACGGCGCCTGATGGCGCATTGAGCATGTTGAAAGTTCGCGTTGAGCCTGTAAAGCCACGTGTTCTTTTGCACGGCCAAGAGGCTCCATTAAAACAAACGATGGTTGTGCCCATGGATTCACCGACGTCTTTCTTTGCGGAGTTATTGGGGGGGGAGTCGTATGAGTTCATCACTTTACCAAACAAGCTGGAGCTCATGGATATCGCCGACACCGCAAAACCGAATCTTTTGCGCATTGTTGGTTATGACACTCGTCCTTTAGGTCGTTCAGTCATTTTGAATCCGGATCAATACTCCGGCTTAACAAAAATGTTGGGTTTTGAGGCGACTATCGGGGATTCACGAAAGTTCTGGGCCGCCGCAATCTTGCGTGAAGATCCAAAAGTTTATTTGCCAGGCGAAGGTGGTGGTATCTTTAAGCAACGTTTTGAACTTTCGCAAATTCCCAGAGCACAATCCCGCGTATATCTTGATAAACGCACGCCGACGGGCACTTATAATGACGGCATCAAGCTTTTTGGTCGTAAACAACCAGCGGCGAAAGTTTCAACAGATCAAAACTCGGTGCGAGTAGATTCCGATGATCCTTCTGAATTCATGTGGCGCTTTAAAGCCGAAGAACGGGGTCAGATCAATCGGTCGTATTTAAACGTAGAAATGGATGGCAAAACCTATCGTTCGTATTTCGAGCTGTATAAAGGTTTCCCTCGCGAGCTTTCGGGTCGTTTTTCGGGCGTGCAAACCGCCAGCGGTTTTATCGTGATGGGCGAGGTGGCTTACAATCAATGGTTTGAAGATATCTTTAGCTGGAGCAACTATTGGGTGTCACGCCAACGCTGGGGCATCAATGCAAAATACTTTAAATCATTCAATGAGCTTAAGGTGAAAGACGGCACCGCCCCTTTAAGTGTTTTGACGGTGGATCTTAAATATCGCTTTACGCCAGGCCTTTGGGGACGAGATGAAACCGTCGGTCTTTTAGCTTCATATCAAGACGTGGGTTTTGGAGAGCTAAAAGCCCCTATGCTGGGGGGAGGGATCTTTTGGGCACGTTCGATGCCGAAGGTTTTTGATGATTTTTTAAATACGTTGATCATTATGCGTTATCCAAAATGGGTGGATATGGAATTCATCTATTACGGGCAATCGATGAACA from the Bdellovibrio bacteriovorus genome contains:
- the cdd gene encoding cytidine deaminase, whose product is MNDTQKKLFDLAVKAQKNSHSPYSQARIGAAILMADGSVHAGCNVENASYGGTVCAERVAIFKAVSEGAQKQISEVLVVSTADKPWPPCGFCRQVIAEFATEKTLIHTANNKGTIKTFTFPEIFPEAFTPKHLA
- a CDS encoding Maf family protein; amino-acid sequence: MAEKQLILASTSKYRYELLSRLAYKFEAVAPLADEEKEKDLSLAPRALAEKLARIKAESLKGPGKVVIGGDQLISFEGRILGKSHTPEKAVKELMSMQGKTHELITAICVFDGDKMYAHTDVTRMTMKKRTLEQIERYVQLDEPMDCAGSYKAESHGIMLFDKIETEDFTAIQGLPLIALSKILENLNL
- the folE2 gene encoding GTP cyclohydrolase FolE2; the protein is MTKQTLPDVAKETHTEKFAPIDWVGMGSIELPVLLKQSDGVYRVPARADAKVSLDKKPSRGIHMSRLYLITQELLTKNELNLTLLGRTTDEFLRTHEDLSTQARVQLQFEAPLVRKALKSANQAWRSYPVVLSAVNKNGVKNYYVEVVVTYSSTCPASAALSRQLIQDGFKAQFNDKSLDFDVIHSWLGTPQGIVATPHAQRSFARVKVEVGTEFDYGTLIDTVEEALQTAVQGAVKREDEQEFALRNGQNLMFCEDAARRVKDALDARPEVLDYVAEFSHVESLHPHNAVSHISKGLNLSHFE
- a CDS encoding Fur family transcriptional regulator — its product is MSKEAVPFLPRQHDEDIIVHGEEFDESELKRIIRALNLKVTSQRLAILKALHEGRRHVTAQELYEKLNKIHPDIGFATVYRFLRTLTEGQFVTEVRMGGLPARYELTPKGHHDHLTCVKCGKICEFENRAIESLQEKVANQFGFKLTHHILELYGVCPACQVKATADR
- the uvrA gene encoding excinuclease ABC subunit UvrA; this translates as MSQSEDGIVVKGAKEHNLKDVSVVIPRNKITVFTGLSGSGKSSLAFDTVYAEGQRRYVESLSAYARNFLEQLKKPDVDSITGLSPAIAIDQKSVSTNPRSTVGTVTEIYDYLRLLFAKVGVPECPIHHIPVASQSPQQIVDDILKKSMGTKFYVLAPMASGKKGEFLAEFQRWAKKGFVKAKVDGKMIELDKATKLAKTKTHDIDLVVDQLILKDNLKLRLSESINTAISMANGRVIIETLSGERTNYSIHSACPICGYSYPDIEPRLFSFNNPRGACGTCHGLGTIDLVEEEQFSDSEVGGKKLDKVVYKYKGKKTSDDDDEEEEEMVLSACPDCHGSRLKTEALNIKIKEKNIAELSDMAGTELRQWISKLEWKAKDQLIADKINKQIQSRLDYLIRVGTGYLSLSRPSRTLSGGEAQRIRLATQVGSSLIGVLYVMDEPSIGLHPRDHHRLLNIIGELKDRGNTILLVEHDEDTIRYADFVVDLGPRAGVLGGEMMAQGTPDQLAANPRSLTGKYLNGEMRIPVPEKRRKGNGEFLILSGATGNNLQNVDLKLPLGTFTAVTGVSGSGKSTLIIDTLYKILAKHFYKAHVQASPYKKIEGLDKIDKVIDINQRPIGRTPRSTPATYVALFPMIRDLFANLPESKLRGYEPGRFSFNVKGGRCETCMGHGQIRVEMHFLSDVFVTCDTCLGRRYNRETLNIKYKNKSIADVLEMSVGEALEFFRNHPQIYRKLETLHRVGLDYMTLGQSSTTLSGGEAQRVKLSKELSRRGTGKTMYILDEPTTGLHFDDVRKLVELIQELATQGNTVLVIEHNMEVVKAADHVIDLGPDGGSAGGEIVATGTPEQVAKVARSETGRFLKAVLK
- a CDS encoding DUF475 domain-containing protein; the encoded protein is MKYFTGSFVFTFFGLVASYFVGHYYGGTTAAGLGALFIAVILAILEISLSFDNAIVNAVVLKEMTPVWRHRFLTWGMLIAVFGMRLIFPLLIVTFIANVTPWDALIMAATKPDEYAKLMLSAHLQVAAFGGSFLLMVALKYFYDEDKDLHWIPVLEKTPVYLGSKVEAIEVTLALIILAIISHFLPSHEALAFIMAGMAGLITYVIVDGIGSWLEASDGQMHDVHRASAGMFLYLEVLDASFSFDGVVGAFAITHNLFIIMIGLSIGAFFVRSLTIMFVEKEALTKFAFLEHGAFYAIGILAMIMLLDPFLHIPEWVTGLSGGAVIIVSFLWSLRKGQRLSAG
- a CDS encoding DMT family transporter, which produces MSTKTRAALELIFAGSLWGFGFVATLFALQEFTPIETLVYRFVVAGFIGEIIYLLIRGAHFRSLKNDILKALPAGFLLATMLLLQTVGLKFTTATKSGFLTSLYVILVPLINTAIFGHAISLRNFVFVLMALVGTFILVGGQLESINVGDLWTIACSVVAALHIIYIGRVSNKVGNAFRFNNFQSLWCLLALAPLLFTQDTVKTSTASWIPWMGVLILGLGSSIIAFYLQIRTQKVLSDSTASMLFLLESPFAALFGFLILSERLSWSQTGGAVLILVASILQIAFDPSVKTTETKR
- a CDS encoding FAD-binding oxidoreductase, encoding MSAARTVYHMRVTEIIDHTPGIRELVLKTETPGEFSFRAGQFVMLNVPQGEAKPILRAYSIASDDRNKNGFRLLFKYVENGIASTFVWALKGGELINFTGPFGKVFFQEPPTPQVVFLNTGSGISQHLCYLLSKKEQYPDIRYRMLFGVRSEKDMYYQKEIESLAQGLKDFKFEFVLSRPETAWTGKKGYVQHFLSEFDYKNIPTTFYLCGNGGMIKEVKHQLLEVDGLDKKSVWSEAFD